TATGTATCATCAATTAAGTCCTGCTGTAAATTGGCGGGAGGGGTTCTTTCTGTGGGAATTATTCGTTTGTTAAGCGCTATCATCCTTCAGTTTGTAACGTTGAAATTTTTTGAAAGGAGGATGATATTATGGCAAATGGAACTGTTAAGTGGTTTAATGACCGTAAAGGTTTTGGATTCATCGAACAGGAAGACGGACCGGATGTATTTGTGCATCATAACGCAATCAATGCGACCGGTTTTAAAACCCTCAGTGAAGGTGCGAGCGTGACCTTTGACATCGAGGAAGGGCCAAAAGGTCCGGCTGCTGTCAATGTGACCGTTGTCTAACCTGTTTTTTAAGGTAATTAAAAGGCATCTCCTGTGAAACGGGGGACGCCTTTTTTATTGATCGCTTGCATCAAACCACAATTATGCCGGCTGAGATTATTTTTCCTGTTGTCAGCGACCTTATCGATTCGGCAACCGACCAGAAAGGAAACGCCATGGCAAAATCTCATTACCAGTTCCAGAAACGTCAGAAAGAATTGGCCAAGAAAAAAAAGAAAGAGGAAAAAAGGCAGCGCAAGCTGGAAGACAAGGCGGTTGAACCCGATGAAACTGAAAAAGACCCGACCCCTTCAACGGAGGACCAGCAAGCATAGGGATCGACCAGCACCCGGAATTGCAGGGGGAGAGAGAAATTTTCCCTTACCCGATTATGTCATTTCTTCAAGGGGGTGCTTTTATGCTCTGGTTTATATTGATTAATATCTCCACCCATAATGTTCAAATGTGAAGAATGTGTAGTATACTTCTTGTGGGCGGGGAGCTTCACTTTGAATTCTCTCAGCAATTGGTATTGCCGCGAGTACATCACCTCCACGGCAGTTTACGATGATGGTTTTAATATCTTCACTAACCAGCTCATTGAACTTGGGGATGGCGTTTTTTTCGATATGGCCTTCAAATCTTAAAGTGTGTTTATCTTTGACGATCTATTCTCCAGCGAAAGAAAGGCTATATAAGGCTAAAAACCACATTGGGGATAGAAATAATCTGCTCATCTGAATAGTTTCCTCTCGTTATCCGTCGCCCTTCGTCATACGTAGTTCGCAAATCGTCCTTCAACGCGCCGCGTCAGCTCCTGCCATTTCTCCGTGAGTTCCTTCAGCCAGTTCCTTGTATCAACGTCACGAAAGGGATCGTTCCTGGCAAGCTCGATGTTTGCATCGCATTCCTTTGCCGCTTCTATGTCACCTGCGGCCTCATACTCGGCCTTGAGCAATTTGTTGGTTTTGATCACTCTTTCGTGTATGTCCGGCCCGACAAACATGCCTGGATACGGCTGAAGATAATCCAGCGACACTTCCGGATGATCGGCTACCTTTTTGCGCTCGTAGAGGTACCGCAGGATGTCTTCCCTGACTTTTTTCCAGTCCGGTCGTGACGACGACTCTGGCGGAAGGTGTTTGATGGCCAGCTCGCGATGCAGGAAGAACGTAACACCGCTTATCTTGAGATTGATCAAAAAATCTATGTCCTCGCCTCGGGTTATCCGGGGATCGAACGGAACCTGTTTCAAAAGGTCCAGTGTTATCGTCATGTTCCCACCGAACGCAAACGGGGTCGGCTTAATCATGTCGCCATGCAGGATGAATTTCTCGAATGCCCGGTTCATTCCCTCAGCATTGTTCCAGTAAGGCTTGCGCCATGCGGACACCTTGCTTTCATCGAGCATCGGCGTATCGGGCTGCAGGTAGTATCCCGCAAGCGCTCTGACCGACTCGCCATTGACCTTTGTTCCCATCGTTCTTTCGATTTTTCCCAGGAAATCGGTATCGTGGAACACTTCGTCATCGTCAATGAAAATCGTGTACTTGCTCGCGTTCAATATCCCGGCAATTGAGCACATATTGCGGACGGCAGAGTAGTTGTTGAGATTCAGGATGTCAACAGCCTCCTGCGAAACGCCTTCCGCCTTCAGGTCTGCGGCCAGCTTTTCGAGCATCAGCGTGTGCATGCAGGTTATGTCATGTTTGGAGCGGAACGGTTCTACCAAGGTCTCGATCTTGTCCCGGACCAGCGCGGCGATATCGTTATTGTTCGCGACGGCAATAATTACCACCTTGCCCTCGGCGCCGTCCAGTATGTCCAGGCTGTCCAGCAGATTGGGGAGTGTTCCGGTTTCATTCAGCGGTGTGGGGTGATCGAAAACGATTTCTTCCTGGGCGCCCATATCTTCGCTGGCCATGCCCCAGTAGGTTGGTATTACCATCGTGTAGTCTTTCATCGTCAGTACTCCTTGTAAGTGAATCTATAGGCCTATCCCATCCCCGTCAAGCCCTGCCGTCCTCCTGCCCTGGTATCCGCTTTTCAAGCTCATCCCGATCCTGCTGATTCTGGGGATCATCTTTCTGTGCAACCGGGTGAGCCGGCTTTCTCGTACACTCCCTTAAGTTTCCGCATATCCGTCCTTAAATACCGCTGCAAGGCCGAGTTGGTGCCGTACATGGTTGCCCCTCTTTGATTTCCTCTGGGGGCGCGGGGCTGAAGTACTCCTATAGGTGCTGGCCATGCCGTGCCGGGTGCCTCCGTCCAGGTTCGACCTCCCCCGATGCCAGTTTTCAGCGCAGGTCTTGGTGCAGAATCTCAAACTATTTCCTGGCGACCTTCTCGAACACGATGTCGTCCACACCCGCCTGAAGAGGAAGTGAAAATCTGTTGATATCGCCATTTTTATCCAGCAGGAAAGTCACGTTTCTTACATCATGATAGACGAGAAGATGATCGGGGTCCTCGTCGGAAACCCTGAAGGTGTCATACTGATAGTGATCCATCGGCGCGGTTCTGCCCCTGATTTTGATGTTCAGCCCGTTGCCTTCCTTTCCAATAATGATCTCGCCATAGGCCGGGTGACTGTAATGACCCGCGTAGTCCACAAGGGAATGACTGGGGCGGGTGTTCTTCCGGTGTTGCTTTTCGGCATCTGTTGCGGCCTTCTTACTTTTTTCCCAGTTTTCACGTTCCACCTCCATGAGCCTTTTGCTCCAGTCGACCGGTTTGAGGCCGAGAAGCCGGTCGAAAATATTGAAGGTTAGTACATAGGTCAAAGTAGTCCCAGTCATATTTGTAAGCACAACGATGCCAATCTGCTCTTTGGGCATGAAACTGACCAAGGATGTAACACCGGGTAAATTCCCCCCGTGATTAACCATGTAATGACCGCGGTAAGGCAGAATGAACCAGCCCAGGCCATAGCTTATTGTAGGTGTTTCATCGTAGATGAGAAATTTAAATGCTGAGTCAGATGGTATGACCATCTGGGACGAATGCATCTGGAGCAGTGTTTCTCTGGCGATAATCTGATTGCCGTCGACCTTGCCTTCGGCCAGGTGAAATCGGACCCACTTGGCCATGTCATTGAGGTTGGAATTGATGGCGCCTGCTGGACCGTTGGCGGTCATCTTAAAGAACGGAATCCGTTTAATGTCAAGATCTGAAAGTTTTTCAGGAAATTTCTTCACGCTATCGATGTGCGTAGAATATGGGATAGCAAAATCCGGGTTCATCGAGTACGGGAGAGCATAATCCGGATATTTCTGTAATTCCTCGATCGAAAAATTGCTGCTTTTCATTCCCAGCGGCATGAATATCCTTTCCTTCACAAATTCTTCCCACGTTTTTCCGGAGAGCTTTCTCATAAGACATCCGGATGCCTGGAACATCAAATTGTTGTATTGAAAACGTTCCCGGAGTCCATAACTCGGTTGCAGATATCTGATTCTTCTGGTTGTCTCTTCACCGGTCAGTCCTGCATTGTACCAGACGAGGTCGTGCCTCGGAAGGCCCGTACGGTGCGAGAGCATATCCCGTGGGGTGATATGCCCGGTCAGGTAATCATCAGACATCCTGAACGTCGGCAGATAGTTGCGAACCGGCTGGTCAAGATCCAGCTTTTTATCGTCCGCCAACAGACCGACGGCCAGGGCGGCAAAAGTCTTGCTGACGGAAGCGATACCGAAAATCGTGTCCGGCGTTACTTTCAGTTTCTTTTCCACATTCCGATAGCCGAAACCCTCTGAAAAGATGACTTTGTCATTTTTTACGATCAGAACGGCGACAGCCGGCACGTTCCGGTGCTTCATTTCCGCTTTAATGAAGTTCCTTAAATCCTTTGGTTCAAATTTATCCTCGGCTATTGATGGCGAAACAACGAAAAATAACGTTATAAAAAGAACCAATAAGAGAGCCTTACGCTTCATATCTAAATCCTCCTTTACTTTTGAGTCTCCCGTCTAATCATGAGAACAGGGCGTTCGTCATTTTAGCGGGAAAGGGATTATCACCCGCAAAAGGGGCTTGATTACACTTGACCGTAATCATTAAGTAAGTTTTGAAAGAGCACCTGACCAAGCCAAAGAACTGGCACCATTTTATCGGATGAATAAATTGTCAGACACCGTGTGATTCAGCCAGAACTTCAGGCTCTGATTTCAGCTGTGTGTCTGTTAAGCGTGAACGCATCCGCCAGAAAATGTAGGCAACTATCACGCTTATAACCGCGAGGGCAGCTCCAAATTCACCAATGATGAATTTTGTGATTCCAGTGTCCTTAGTTAATGGATTAAAAAAACTCTGAATGTAAAGATTGTGGCTGGCATGAAAAAGCATTGCTGTCCAGACGCTTCCGGATTTAAGGCGAATCCAGCTCAACGCAAAACTTATCCCGACAGCCATTACGGTAAAACATGTTAGTCCGTACCAAGCAGGGGTTCCACTGTTGTAATGAGCAAAAATAACCAGCGGATAGTGCCAGATGGACCAAATTACTCCAGTAATGAGAGAAGTCTTTGTGAAATCTGTTAATTTTGCAAGTTGAGGAACCAAAAAACCGCGCCATCCAATTTCCTCCCCCAAAGCAAATACACAGTTCGTAATCGTGCCGAGAGATATAAGGAGCAGATAGTTGGGAGAGAACTCTTCATTGATGCTGCCTAATCCAGACAACCATACTATTACGTAGGCAAGTAAACAATAAGAGAAGGGGAGAACGTAGCTGAGAATCTGGTAACGTGTTTTTCCCCATCCCCAGCCGAATCCGCGAATGTTCCTGTAGAAAAGTACACGGGTGATTAGAGCGGCAATTCCCGGGCACCACATTAATCCAAGAACATACCATCTACCCTTCGCTCCCAGTGTCCCTGCTGAGATCAGTAAGAAGTAAAATATCGAACTTAGAGCGAATGCAATGACTATAAAAGTTATTATCTCCTTGCGTACCTTTTGAGATGACCCCATTTCTTCCCTCTTTCCTTCCTGCTTTTGGCGTTGCTAATGCTTGAGTCTCCTGTCTAACATATATTAGAAAACCGCCGGGGCAGGCGGCTAAAAAATATCGATCAATTCGTGCAGGAATTTTTCGTACACCAGGACGTCTTCCCTGGCTGACAAATTGTTGAAAAAAACTACGATGGTTGTGTCCGTCTCGGGGTTATGGGCGATCCTGCTGTAATACCCGTCAACGGCTCCGGCGTGTCCGATGAATCCTTCTCCGACCAGGTCGACGCCAAGCCCGTACTTGAACTTGCCGGGGAGGGCCGCTTCAATTTCGATCCAGTCGGTCATTTCCTCGTAGGATTTTTTGCTCAACAGCGTTCCCTGTCCGAGCGCTTCCGCCCATTTCTTCTGGTCCTCCAGGGTGGAGACTATGTTCCCCGAGGCCCAGAGTTCCCAGATATCGGGTCTTACGGTCACGTTGAACGTCTGATCCGGCAGCAGAGCGTAGCCGTTAATGTGCTCGCCCTTAATCTCCGGTTTCGTCACGAAGACCGTTTTTTTTAGGCCGAGCTTGTCGAATATCTTTTTGCGAAAGACCGTTCCAAGGTCCTTTCCTGTAACCTTTTCTATGATCAGACCGAGAGCCTTGTAGTTCGCGTTGGAGTAATGTCCTCCTTCTCCGGGCTTGTTATAGGGGGCATGTTTCATGGCTATTTCTACGATTTCGCGGGGAGAAACCGCTTTGGCTGGATTTTCATTCACCGCTTTCCGGAAATCATGGTCATCGTTCTCAGGGTCGAACATGCCGCTTGAATGGTTGAGAAGTTGCCGCACGGTGATTCCGCTATTCGCGCGAACGAACGTCAGATACTTTTCGATGGGATCATCCAGGGCAATTTTACCCTCGTCCACCAGCTGCAGTACGGCCACAGCGGTAAAGGTTTTTGTGATACTTCCGATTCGTGTCTTGTCTCCTATCTCAGGCGCACGGCCGGTTTTAAGGTCCGCCTTCCCCCGCATTGCGATCCAGGTTCCCTTGCCGGGGGCCCAGACGGCCGCGATAACTGCCGGGGAACGGGACTCCTCCATGGCTTTGTCCAGGGATTTCTCCATCTTCTCTCGTGTTTTAGCATCGAATCCCTCTGCCCTTTCGGATGCGAAAAACTCTGAAGCAAAAAAAGGTAATAGTAATCCCGTTATAATGGCAGCAATTATTAGATATTTTCGTATTTTCATAGCCTTCCTCCTAACGAAAATGCTCAGCCGCGCGGGTCGGGGGCCTCGTGGAGCGGGGGTTAGATCGTTATGGTCTGCCCCCCCATCAATTTACTTGTTTTTTGTTTTTCCTCTTCCCTTCAAAGCCCTTCCTCCACGTCTTCCTGTCAGCTTCCGGTTTTCGATAGTCACGACACCGTTTACCAGCAAATGGACAATCCCCTCGGCATAGGTATCAGGTTTTTCATAGGTTGACTTGTCCGTCAACGTGTTCAGATCCAATATCGCAATATCTGCGAAGGCTCCCTGCTCGATCTTGCCCCTGCCGGCCATCCCCAACTTTTCCGCCGGCAAGTAAGTCATGGAGCGGATGGCGTCAGGCAGGCTCAGGAGATGCTCATCCAGGGTGAATTGTCTCAGCTTCCGCGCAAAGGCGCCGTAGAACCTTGGATGCGCCCCTTCAAGGCCCCTTGCCCAGGTCATGCCGTCTGAACAGGTGAAGACATAGTGGTTGGGCATGAAGTCCCGCATGGCCTGTTCATTGTGGGCGAATATGATCCCGATCGGCATGTTTTTCCCGCACACCAGGTCCACATAGCAATCTATGGGATCTTTGCCTTCTATGGCTGAAATTTCCTTGAGCGTCTTCCCCTCATATTCAGACTTGCCCTCATAACCTATGATCTTAAACTTCTCCGGAGGGATATCGATAAAGACCTTCTCGATAACACCCTTAATCTGCTTTCTCCCGTCCCGGGTCTTGTACTGCTCACTGATCCCGCCCGCGGCCGTTTTGAACCTGTTGGGCAGCAGGATAGCCAACTCGCTTACCCCCGCTGTGTAGGTGTAACTGTCCGTAGTGACGTCCAGGCCCTCCCTGCGGGCCTCTTCAATAAGACCGAGTATCCGGGATGCCTTCACGCCGTTGTGGGGTGCCTGGAGTTTTAGATGGGATATCTGCACAGGGATGCCAGATCTCCTGCCGATCTCAATGGCCTCCTTGATCGACTCCAGCAACGCAATCCTGCCGTCCTCAAGGATCGTTCCGGTTTCGTCGCGCATGTGTGTGGCGTAGATCCCACCATACCGGTTCACCACCTTGCTGAGTTCGATCAGTTCCTCTGTGGTGGCTTTTATGCCCGGGGCATAGGCAAGACCCGTGCTCATGCCGCCTGCCCCCTTTTTCATCTCCGACTCGACCCTCGCCTTCATGAGATCCAGCTGCGCCGGGCTCATTTCCTCCGGCTGATTCTTTCCAAAAATCTCAAACCTGATTTTCCCATGGGGGACAAGGTGCATGACGTTCGTGCCAAAATTCATGGATTCCACCATGCCCAACCATTTCGTCGTGTCGCTGATGGCGTTTCCGCAGTTGCCCGTGACCACAGTGGCCACACCCTGAAAGAGGGCATTATAATTCCCTTTAAGCTCCTCCCGGACATCAGATGAGTCTCCTGTGATGCCACCGGCAAAGATCATATCCGAGTGTTCATGGATATCGATAAAGCCTGGGGTGACGATGAATCCGCTCGCATCAAGCGTCTTGCTTGCCTCTCCGGAAAGGATTCCGATTGCCGCTATCTTATCGTTTTTGATGGCTATGTCCGCGACGTAGGGCGGCTTCAATGTGCCGTCGTAAATAGTTCCACCCTTGATCAGCACATCATAGGACTGCTCACTTGTGGAAAAAGCGGCCTGGGGGCCGCATATCAGAAATATTAGACAGGCAAAGACCAACAGTCCTCGTTGAAAAGACAGAAATCTTCCAATCATTCTGTTCTCTCCACTTTTGGTGGTTTCATGTATTTTCATAGCCTTCCTCCTAACGAAAATGCTCAGTCGCGCAGGAACCGCGTCGGCTTGGAGCAAAGGGTTAGTATTATGGTTACAATCCCGTTTCTTTTATGACTTTTTCCAGTATAGCTTTAGCCCTGAAGGTTTTTTCTTCGGAATCTCCGGCCTGGCCATTTACGAGGATTACGCAGTCATATCCATGATATCGCCCGACAAAAGAGGTATACATGTTGTTTACGTTACCCCCATGCCCGATTAGTCCATTCATGTTCAACGCCCCAAAGCCGTAAAAGCCCAGCCTACCTGCGGCCGGTTTCATATTGAACTGCTCCGAATGGGCCTGTGGTGACAGAAGCCGGCCCTCGACCAGAGCTTTTGCCCAGATAAGCTGATCGGCAGCCGTGGAAACAATACCACCCGCGGTCCAGAACAGGGACGGATGTATTGTATAGGTTGCATCGATTACTTTCCCCTCCTCATAAATATAGCCGTGCGCGTAAGGAGTGGGCATTTTCAGCTCCGTGAGCATAAAGGTATGGGACATACCCAACGGCTGAAGAATTCTCCTTTTCATCTCATTACTTAAAGAATTGTTTGTGACTTTCTCGATCAGCATGCCGAGGAGGATGTAGTTGACATTGGTGTAGTGAAATTCCCTGTCGGGCTCTATAGTATTGACGAGGCTGAACTTGACAAGCACCTCCGGCTTGCAAGCCCCGAGAGGATCGGGTTCCATGAATTTTACAAACTCGGGATTTGGCCCATATGCCCCCAGGCCGCTTCGCATTTCCAACAGGTGCCGGATGGTGATTCTATCTTCTCGGGGGACGAGGCCTGGCAGGTACTTCCCGATCGGATCGTCGAGCTTGATGAGCCCGTCGTCAACCAATTGAAGTACCATCGTGGCCGTATAGGATTTTGTGGTACTCCCGATCATAAAATATAGGTCCTTGGAGATCGGTTTTTTAGTTTCAAGTTCCGCCAGGCCGCTCGTCCAGGTTTGTCTGTTCCCGTTCATGTCTCCCAGCGCTAAAACCGCGCCGGGAACGTTGTACTCGGCCACAGCGGCATCGAGCGCCTTCTGCACTCGCTGACCCATGGATGGATCGACCCGTGAGACGGAGAGTTCCTCCTTTTTTGCGCATCCCTGCGCCGCCAAAAGAAAAAGAATCAGGCACGCTGCCTGAATGAGCCAAAATCGGGTTTTCAATGTGATGCAATCTTTCATGGTTTCCCTCCCAAACGATCTTTTTGTTATACCGGGTACTGCTAACGGTTGAGTTCTCCTGCAGTTGGGAGCGGAATAATACCAGGTAAAACGATGTGATATATGTTTCTATTAATTTCCTATCCTCAACGACCTTGCACGGATTTTTTGTCCTTTCGGCCTTTTTACCAAGAGACATGTTCAGGAAACACCAATTTACTTATCGCCGCGAATAATCCTCCCGACCAGCTCTTGTCATCTAAGTCTAAACGATTAACGTTTATCACAATAACAGCATCCTCAGCTGGCAGGTAGAACATCTCTGTTGAAAATCCGAAAATAGTTCCGTTATGCCCATAAAACTCACCCTGTTTAATGATTCCTTCTCCGTATTGTACGATGGAAGGAGCACCTTTAAAAATCTCAGTCTCTAATCTTTTTTGCTGAGTTTCTCCTGACAGGAGAGTTCCTTGATACAGTGCCCTTGCATATTTTTCTAAATCGTTCATGTTACTTATAATCGCACCTGCCGCATTTCCACAACTTGTATTCATCTCTGTTTTATCAGCAAAACTACCTTTAGAA
This genomic stretch from Syntrophales bacterium harbors:
- a CDS encoding serine hydrolase, which gives rise to MKRKALLLVLFITLFFVVSPSIAEDKFEPKDLRNFIKAEMKHRNVPAVAVLIVKNDKVIFSEGFGYRNVEKKLKVTPDTIFGIASVSKTFAALAVGLLADDKKLDLDQPVRNYLPTFRMSDDYLTGHITPRDMLSHRTGLPRHDLVWYNAGLTGEETTRRIRYLQPSYGLRERFQYNNLMFQASGCLMRKLSGKTWEEFVKERIFMPLGMKSSNFSIEELQKYPDYALPYSMNPDFAIPYSTHIDSVKKFPEKLSDLDIKRIPFFKMTANGPAGAINSNLNDMAKWVRFHLAEGKVDGNQIIARETLLQMHSSQMVIPSDSAFKFLIYDETPTISYGLGWFILPYRGHYMVNHGGNLPGVTSLVSFMPKEQIGIVVLTNMTGTTLTYVLTFNIFDRLLGLKPVDWSKRLMEVERENWEKSKKAATDAEKQHRKNTRPSHSLVDYAGHYSHPAYGEIIIGKEGNGLNIKIRGRTAPMDHYQYDTFRVSDEDPDHLLVYHDVRNVTFLLDKNGDINRFSLPLQAGVDDIVFEKVARK
- a CDS encoding cold-shock protein; translated protein: MANGTVKWFNDRKGFGFIEQEDGPDVFVHHNAINATGFKTLSEGASVTFDIEEGPKGPAAVNVTVV
- a CDS encoding type II CAAX endopeptidase family protein; translation: MGSSQKVRKEIITFIVIAFALSSIFYFLLISAGTLGAKGRWYVLGLMWCPGIAALITRVLFYRNIRGFGWGWGKTRYQILSYVLPFSYCLLAYVIVWLSGLGSINEEFSPNYLLLISLGTITNCVFALGEEIGWRGFLVPQLAKLTDFTKTSLITGVIWSIWHYPLVIFAHYNSGTPAWYGLTCFTVMAVGISFALSWIRLKSGSVWTAMLFHASHNLYIQSFFNPLTKDTGITKFIIGEFGAALAVISVIVAYIFWRMRSRLTDTQLKSEPEVLAESHGV
- a CDS encoding serine hydrolase domain-containing protein; translated protein: MKIRKYLIIAAIITGLLLPFFASEFFASERAEGFDAKTREKMEKSLDKAMEESRSPAVIAAVWAPGKGTWIAMRGKADLKTGRAPEIGDKTRIGSITKTFTAVAVLQLVDEGKIALDDPIEKYLTFVRANSGITVRQLLNHSSGMFDPENDDHDFRKAVNENPAKAVSPREIVEIAMKHAPYNKPGEGGHYSNANYKALGLIIEKVTGKDLGTVFRKKIFDKLGLKKTVFVTKPEIKGEHINGYALLPDQTFNVTVRPDIWELWASGNIVSTLEDQKKWAEALGQGTLLSKKSYEEMTDWIEIEAALPGKFKYGLGVDLVGEGFIGHAGAVDGYYSRIAHNPETDTTIVVFFNNLSAREDVLVYEKFLHELIDIF
- a CDS encoding serine hydrolase domain-containing protein; amino-acid sequence: MKDCITLKTRFWLIQAACLILFLLAAQGCAKKEELSVSRVDPSMGQRVQKALDAAVAEYNVPGAVLALGDMNGNRQTWTSGLAELETKKPISKDLYFMIGSTTKSYTATMVLQLVDDGLIKLDDPIGKYLPGLVPREDRITIRHLLEMRSGLGAYGPNPEFVKFMEPDPLGACKPEVLVKFSLVNTIEPDREFHYTNVNYILLGMLIEKVTNNSLSNEMKRRILQPLGMSHTFMLTELKMPTPYAHGYIYEEGKVIDATYTIHPSLFWTAGGIVSTAADQLIWAKALVEGRLLSPQAHSEQFNMKPAAGRLGFYGFGALNMNGLIGHGGNVNNMYTSFVGRYHGYDCVILVNGQAGDSEEKTFRAKAILEKVIKETGL
- a CDS encoding amidohydrolase family protein, yielding MKIHETTKSGENRMIGRFLSFQRGLLVFACLIFLICGPQAAFSTSEQSYDVLIKGGTIYDGTLKPPYVADIAIKNDKIAAIGILSGEASKTLDASGFIVTPGFIDIHEHSDMIFAGGITGDSSDVREELKGNYNALFQGVATVVTGNCGNAISDTTKWLGMVESMNFGTNVMHLVPHGKIRFEIFGKNQPEEMSPAQLDLMKARVESEMKKGAGGMSTGLAYAPGIKATTEELIELSKVVNRYGGIYATHMRDETGTILEDGRIALLESIKEAIEIGRRSGIPVQISHLKLQAPHNGVKASRILGLIEEARREGLDVTTDSYTYTAGVSELAILLPNRFKTAAGGISEQYKTRDGRKQIKGVIEKVFIDIPPEKFKIIGYEGKSEYEGKTLKEISAIEGKDPIDCYVDLVCGKNMPIGIIFAHNEQAMRDFMPNHYVFTCSDGMTWARGLEGAHPRFYGAFARKLRQFTLDEHLLSLPDAIRSMTYLPAEKLGMAGRGKIEQGAFADIAILDLNTLTDKSTYEKPDTYAEGIVHLLVNGVVTIENRKLTGRRGGRALKGRGKTKNK